TAAGTTCTTAAATTGGAAACTTGAGTTTATTACAGGAGGATATGGTATTTTTGAGTTTGAGGATCTTGTTAAGATTGCTAAAACTGTAAGTGATATTTTTGGTGAGAAAATTTGGGTTAATCTGGGAACTCTTTCAAAACAACAATTTGAGCAACTTATTCCTTATATAGAAGGATATGTTGCTTCTGTTGAAACGTTAGAGCCTAAACTTCACAAAAAGGTTGCACCGGGAAAACCAATGATGCCTTATGAGCATTCTCTTAAAGTTGCGCGTGAATTGGGATTGAAAACCAGCATAACTATTGTTTTAGGTCTCGGAGAGCCTATTTCTGATTACAAATATGTAAAAGAATTCATCAAGAAACATGAACTTTCAAGAATTACTTATTATGCCTTGCGCCCTGTTAAAGGGACTCCTTATGAACATGGTCCTGATCCTGAGTTTGTTGCGGAGTGGATAGCTAAAACTAGAATTGATTTTCCTGAAATTGAAATAGTTGTGGGAACTGCTGAAACAAGGCTTAATGAAATTAGCATTTTATTAAGAGCTGGCGCGAATGCAATTACTAAGATTCCTGCCACAAAGATATTTGGTACAACAGGCGCAGAGGATATCCATAGACTTATAGGTGATGCCGACAGAAAATTTATTAGTGAATTAAGGACGTTTCCTATTGTTGATTGGGATGTTGAAGTTTCTAAAATTATTAAAGATGAAAAATTGAAAAGTAAAGTGATATCTAAATTGAAAGATTATGAAGTTAACAGATTAAATAAAAGTTATAAAGATTTTAAAGTCTTAAAAAAACAGTCCTGCGAACCTTGTAATGATTAGGTTTCATTATTTACTTCTTTTATATATATTTTTATGATTAGTGTTGATAGTGCTACAAGCATAGGACCTAATATGAATCCTATTAATCCAAATGCCGCTAGACCCCCTAGTGTTCCTACTAAGACAAGTACAGGGTGTATACCTGAGTTATCACTTATTATTTTTGGTTTTATGACATTATCTATGTTTGTTACAAGTATTCCGCTGTATATTATAAGGCCTATACCTGATGCAGTGTTTCCGCTTAGTAAAACTATTATGGATGCTGGAAGCCATATTATAGGAGTTCCTAGGAATGGTAGAAATGCAAATAAGACCATTATGAATCCCCACAGTATTGGATTTGGGACTCCAAATATCCAAAATCCTATACCTCCTAGTATTCCTTGTATTAATGCTACAAGAAACTGACCATACATCACACCATAAATTACTTTTTTTGTTTCGCTTTCTACTTCTACTTTTTGTTCTTTTTTTATGGGCAGTATATTAATTATTGATTTTTGTATTTTGTCTCCTTCTTTAAACCCATAGAATATGAAAAAGAACATCACAAACGTGCTTAGTATTATATCTGTTATTGATCCTATTAAGGAGAATGCTGAGTTTGATACATAATTTAGAAGTTTAGAATTCACTCCTTTTATAAAAGACATTATATCTAAATCTAATCCTGTATATTCATTTATTTTTTCTGTCACTATGACCATATCTACGTTTTTAAAGCTAGTATATGCTTTTCCTGCTTCTCCTATAAGGTTTGTTGTTACAAATACTGCTGGTATAAATATTATGAGTATTGCTATTAGTAGCATTATTGTGCTTGTTATGTATTTGTTTTTTATTTTCTTTTGAAACCATTTGTTTAAAGGATAAAGAAATATTATGATTATTGCACCCAACATGAGCGCAGAAAAATATGGTTTGAATATCACGTATAATATTAACATTGCTAGCAGATATAATAGGAGCATTAGTAAATCTAAATTTCTTGATTTTTCTGTTTTTTTAGTCACCATAGCAGTATCTTCTTATTAATATTATTTAAATTTTCCTAACTACCTAGTTAGTATGAAACAATTTTAGCTTGTTTTGAAGTGGTTTTTATGCTGTTACTTGGTTTGTTGTTTTCTTCGAGATAATTTTTTTTCTTAACGTATGGATTTTTAACAAATATTTCAGTTTAGTGAAAACGCACATTAGATATCTTGCGTTAATTTTATTCCGTTCTGAGTGCATCTACAGGATTCATTTTACTTGCGCGTCTTGCAGGCAAGGTTCCAAAGACTGCACCTAATGTAAAAGCAAAAGCTAGTGCGCCTAATATAAGCCACCAAGGCATCGCGGCTTTCAGTAATTCTGTTCCAAAAGCGTTTGTTCCGAAATATTCTACTGTTTTTGCTAATATAATTCCTAATATGACTCCCATAGCGCCTCCTACAAGCCCTAAGAATCCTGATTCTATTACAAAGATTAGCAGAACATCTGAATTTCTTGCACCTATTGCTTTCATGACGCCTATATCTTTTGTTCTTTCTATTACTGCAGTATACATAGTATTCATTATCCCTATGCCTCCAACTACCAAAGATATTGCAGCTATACCTACTAAAACTACTTGCACTATATTAAATATGTTTAAGAAACTTTGTATTAAGTCTTCAAATGTTGTTACTTCAAAATCTTCTTCACCTTCTTTTACATTTCTATTTTTTCTAAGGTCTTTTTCTATTTTTTCTACTATTTCTGAGGGAGATTCTCCATCTTTTACTCTTACAAATATTGCGCCTACTTCTTCTTTGTTTTCATCAGGGTATATTTCGAAATATGCTTCTTGCGTTATATATATTGCTTCGTCATCTTGTTGACTTCCTATTTTGTCATTTATGCCTATAACTTCAAATTGTTTATTTTCTATGATTATTTTTTTTCCTGTTATTAGGTTTTCTGAAAATTTGTTTGAGTTTTGATAATTGTATCCTATTACTGCTTTGAATTTATCTTCTTTTTTTAGTCTTCTGCCGCTTATTATTTCTGAGGTTGTTATTTCTTCTAGTAATTTCCTGTTTTCATCTAGGGGATATGTTATTATTGTTGCGAATGTTTGGTCGTTGTCTCCCCATGTTACAGTTGATACTTCATATGAGTAGGAAGATACTTCTTTTACTCCGTTCACATCTCTTATGATTTCTATGTCTTTTGTTGTTAGAGGATCAGGATTTTTATCGTTTAAGCCAAATGCAGAACCTGCAGGGTTTATGAGTATTTTGTCTGCGCCTAGTTCTTTGAATTCTGTGTCAAGGTAGTTTTGGAAACCTTGTGCTAGACTTACTAGGGCAACTACAGCAGCTATTCCTACAAATATACCTATTAGTGTTAAAAAAGTTCTTATTCTTCTGTGGCTTAGATTTGTAAAAGCCATTTTAAAATAGTCTTTTATCATAACTGGTTACGCTCGCTTAAGACGTACTCAGAAGCAAAGCTTCTGGTATCCGGAAAACTATGTTTTCCTTGACAATGCTAAGTACCATTTTCGATGGTACGACATTCTTGCGTCTGTTTTTATTTTTTAAGTTCATTTTTATTCTTTGAATATTTTGATCCATTTTTTATCTCTAATCTGCTCGCTGAACTCTTTTAGTCCCGAAGTGCATCTACGGGATTCATTTTTGCTGCGCCTAGGGCAGGTAAAGTTCCTGCTGCGGCACCGACAATGAATGAAAACAATAATGCTCCTATTATTAGTTCTGGTGTAAATGATGCTTTTAGGAAATTAGATCCTAATGCTAGCGTTCCTATTATTTCTACGGTTTTTCCTATGCCCATCCCTAAAATTATTCCAATTATGCCTCCTGCCAGACCGAGGAATCCTGATTCTATGAAAAACATAATGAATATGTCTTTATTTTGTGCGCCTATTGCTTTCATTATACCTATGTCCGCTTGCCTTTCTAAAACGGATGT
Above is a window of Candidatus Woesearchaeota archaeon DNA encoding:
- a CDS encoding ABC transporter permease yields the protein MAFTNLSHRRIRTFLTLIGIFVGIAAVVALVSLAQGFQNYLDTEFKELGADKILINPAGSAFGLNDKNPDPLTTKDIEIIRDVNGVKEVSSYSYEVSTVTWGDNDQTFATIITYPLDENRKLLEEITTSEIISGRRLKKEDKFKAVIGYNYQNSNKFSENLITGKKIIIENKQFEVIGINDKIGSQQDDEAIYITQEAYFEIYPDENKEEVGAIFVRVKDGESPSEIVEKIEKDLRKNRNVKEGEEDFEVTTFEDLIQSFLNIFNIVQVVLVGIAAISLVVGGIGIMNTMYTAVIERTKDIGVMKAIGARNSDVLLIFVIESGFLGLVGGAMGVILGIILAKTVEYFGTNAFGTELLKAAMPWWLILGALAFAFTLGAVFGTLPARRASKMNPVDALRTE
- a CDS encoding radical SAM protein, which produces MPIQGKNNVDEIIVTKDLQNLIDKANSCYKSNFNGDAWLGRCIFLSWYCALGNCDFCFRSTQKHKIKHPANARRTYESIYAEAFIAKFLNWKLEFITGGYGIFEFEDLVKIAKTVSDIFGEKIWVNLGTLSKQQFEQLIPYIEGYVASVETLEPKLHKKVAPGKPMMPYEHSLKVARELGLKTSITIVLGLGEPISDYKYVKEFIKKHELSRITYYALRPVKGTPYEHGPDPEFVAEWIAKTRIDFPEIEIVVGTAETRLNEISILLRAGANAITKIPATKIFGTTGAEDIHRLIGDADRKFISELRTFPIVDWDVEVSKIIKDEKLKSKVISKLKDYEVNRLNKSYKDFKVLKKQSCEPCND
- a CDS encoding AI-2E family transporter, with the translated sequence MVTKKTEKSRNLDLLMLLLYLLAMLILYVIFKPYFSALMLGAIIIIFLYPLNKWFQKKIKNKYITSTIMLLIAILIIFIPAVFVTTNLIGEAGKAYTSFKNVDMVIVTEKINEYTGLDLDIMSFIKGVNSKLLNYVSNSAFSLIGSITDIILSTFVMFFFIFYGFKEGDKIQKSIINILPIKKEQKVEVESETKKVIYGVMYGQFLVALIQGILGGIGFWIFGVPNPILWGFIMVLFAFLPFLGTPIIWLPASIIVLLSGNTASGIGLIIYSGILVTNIDNVIKPKIISDNSGIHPVLVLVGTLGGLAAFGLIGFILGPMLVALSTLIIKIYIKEVNNET